The following is a genomic window from Moorella sp. Hama-1.
GTACAGGAGGGGCAAAAATGACCCGTGAAGGCATGAAAAGACTGGATATATGGCTTCCGTACAACCATCCTATATGGGATTACCCGCCGGGACTAAGGGCAAGAAAGGCTAGGGAATGGTTGGACATTGCTGCAATGCTAGAGACGCGCCTGGCTAGGCTGGAAGAAAAAATAGAAGCGGTATTGGAGCATGGTATTGCTGGCACTGGAAACTCATCAGGACAATCCGCAGTGGAAACGGAAACCCCAATTAACCCTGATTTATTTCTAGACCTGTAGGAGAGGTGGTGGCCAGAGGTGGGGGAGAAAAACCCGTTTGTACCGGTACACGTGATAATCTCCGATCTGGTCCTGGTGCCGGAGAGCGAGATTATCGTCATGAAGCTGCCCGGGCAACCGCCCTTGACGGTTTACCGTATCGGGCCGGCCCAGGTGAAGAAGGTCGAAGAGTACTTTGCCAAGCAAAAACCTTATAGCCCCTGGCAGAAAGGCGGTAAGCATATTGCTAAGCAAGAGGGAAGTCGAAGCGGTAATAAGGCACCCCGAAAGGATACGGGTCTACTACCAGCCGGTAGTGAATATCCAGTCCGGGCGGCCCTGGGGGTATGAAGCCCTGGTGCGCGGCGATGGGGTGCTGGCTAAGCCGGGGCGGCTTTTTAAGAGCGCGGGAGCCTGGGGGTTTTTGGGAGAACTGGATGCCGCCTGCTTTAAGGCCGTGCTGGCCGGGGGAATGCCGAGGGAAGGGGTTTTGGCGGTCAACGTTACTGCCGCCGGCCTCGTCAACCTTGACGCCGCTGCTTACGCCAACCCATCCCTGATCATCGAGTTGACCGAATACGGCCAACGGGAACCCCGGGAATTGGCCGGGGTGCTGGAAAGGTGGCGCCGGGATGGAGCCAGGGTAGCCATAGATGACGTCGGCCAGGACTCAGGCCAGCTGCGGGCGGCGCTGTACCTGAAGCCGGATTTTATCAAGCTGGATCGTTCCCTGGTGGCCGGCTGCGACCGCCATTCTTCAAAGCGATTATTTCTAGCTCAAGCTCTGGAGGTATGCCGTTTCCTGGGGGCGGGAGTAATCGCGGAGGGCATTGAGAAGCCGGGCGAGTTGAAGGTCTTGCGGGATCTGGGCGTAGAATACGGCCAGGGTTACCTGCTGGGCAGGCCGCAGCCTGGATGGGAAAAGGCCATTATGGCTGGTGAGGGGTGATATTCATGCGTATCGGGGTTGACCTTTGCAACACTATTGCCAATGTAAACGCCGTGCTAGTTATGGAATTTACCCGCCTATCGTTAACCCGTTACCCTGACCCGGAAATACCGGCAGGGTTTTTTCATACCCCGGAGGGCCTGGAACTACTAAGCAAGGCCCAACCTTTTCCCTATGCGGCGGTAACATTAAGGTTTCTGGCCTCCGCCGGGCATGAGGTTATCTACCTCACCAGCCGGCCGGTCCTGGCCGCCGGGTTGACGCGGGAGTGGCTGGCGGCGAACGACTTCCCCGGCGGGGCACTGGTCTTTCTTCCCCGGGGTTATAAGGCAATGTTTGCCCGGTATTACGGGATTGAATGGTTCTTTGAGGATGATCCCCTGGAAGCCTTGAGACTGAATGATGTAGTGAGCCGGGTTTTCTTGAAGATATGGCCATATAACCTGGGGGTTCAAGGTCCGGGGATAGTGAGATTTGTTAACTGGCGCGAGGTTTTGTTTCTTGTGTCCGGGAGGAAAAGAGCAGGGGCGGGGGTTGTGCATGAGCGACATGATTATGGCGCCCGTATCGGAGCCCAGGGATGAACTGCATGATAGCAGGAGAAAAAATTGGTTCTGGGATAACAATTGCATCTTTGACCTGGGGCTTTCCTGCTACGCTATAGTAGTCCGGCTATATTTGGCCAGGTGCGCCGGGGAAACTCGGAAAGCCTGGCCGTCCCTCTCAAATATCGCCGCCCATTGTGGCATTAGCCGGAAAACGGCCAAAAGGGCTATTGATGAGCTAATCGAGAGGGGGTTGCTGGCCAAAGAAGCGCGGGTAACCGATCTGGGTGACTATACCAGCAATATTTATACTCTCAAGGAACCCGGAGAATTCACAGCCATGCCATCCGGGGAGGGGGGTAGGGTACCACAGACCCTACCCTGTAACGAAATGCCAGGGGTAGGGTACCACAGACCCTACCTGGGGTCAGACAGACCCTACGTAGGGTCTGAGGTACACTCGAAGAATACTAAGTTAAGAATAACCAGTGAAGAAGATGTTGTTGTTGTAAAGGCTGCTCCAGGCGAAAAATCGGCTGGCGCAGGGGGGCAGCAAGAACCTACCCAATGCGCCGACATGGTAACCGGCCTACCAGCAAGCACCGGACCTGTTCTTCAGGAGGTTCCACCTGTGAATACCGAAGGGGATGGAAACAAACCGGGAACTACCGGCAACGAGCAAGACCGGCCGGAAAGCCTGGAGGTCCCGGAAGCGGCTGCCCAAATACAGGAGTTATTTATAAAAACCGCAGGATACCCGCTACCTGAAGGGGCGCTTAAGGAACTCGCTGGTTACCCGCCGGAATACGTGACGCAAAAAATCAAAATGCTTGAGAATGGGAAAGAAAAAGCTAATGCGGTGGGCTGGCTCCTGGAGGCCTGCCGGGAGGACTACCGGCACCTGCCGCGGGCCAAGAAGGGAAAAAGGAAGTTGCCTAGACCGCCGGGGTCCAGCAAAGAGCATGACAAGTACCGGGAATTATACAGATTAGTCTGATTAATAGCGGGAGGGGAAAGGAGATGAGGGGACATAGCCAGAAAAACTGTATCCGGGAGTACTGCAAAGGCTTTACAGCAACCGGCGGCCAAAGTATGCGCTGCCTGCCGGCATTACTGGGGCAAAAAACGCGGACATTGCGAAATAACCGGTAGAAGAGTTAACCCGTACAGGGCCTCCTGCTGGTATTTTGCAATCCACCGGGAACCACCGCAAAAATAACGAAGGGAGGCGATCATCATCAAAACCCTTATTATCACCGAGAAACCATCTGTCGCCCGTGACCTGGCCGCCGCCCTGGGCAGTTTCCGGAGCCAGGGCGGTTACCTGGAAAACGGGCAATACTACATCTCCTGGGCGCTGGGGCACCTTTTAGAACTGGCCGAACCTGAGGACTACGACCCTACCCTTAAAAAATGGTCCCTTGAGCAGTTGCCCTTTATCCCCAGGGAGTTTACCCTCAAACCTATCAGTAGCGGCAGGAAACAGCTGGCTGTAATCAAGGGTCTGGTACAGGCCCCGGACGTAAGCGCTGTGGTGAACGCCTGCGACGCCGGCCGGGAAGGAGAACTCATATTCCGCCGCATCTACACCTGGTGCAAAGGTCAGAAACCCGTCAAGCGCCTCTGGCTCTCGGAGGCCACGTCGGCGGCCATCAAAGAAGCCTTTCGTCACCTCCGCGTAGGTGAAGAATTGGATAACCTGGCGGCGGCCGCCGAAGCCCGGGCACAGGCCGACTGGCTGGTAGGCATCAATGCCACCAGGGCCTTCACCTGCCGCCACAAGAGGTTGCTTTCGGTCGGCCGGGTCCAGACCCCCACCCTGGCCCTGGTGGTGGCCAGGGAAAGGGAGATCCGTGCTTTCAAGCCGGAACCCTATTTCGAGCTTTGGGCCACCTTCCGGAAAAACACCGGAGCAACCTACCAGGGCAAATGGTTCCAGGAAAAGCAGGACCGGCTGCCGGAGAAAAAAGAAGCCGGGGACCTGGCCGGGCGAATAGGCGCTGGCGGCGCCGTCGAAACAGTGGAACAGAAGGAGGCCCGGGAACAGCCACCGCAGCTGTTCAACCTCAACGACCTCCAGAAAGAAGCCAACAAAAAATACGGCCTCACCGCCCAGCAAACCTTGGACGCGGCCCAGGCCCTGTATGAAAAACATAAGCTTCTGACCTACCCCCGCACCGACAGCCGCCACCTTACGGCGGCCCTGGTCCGGGACACCCTGGCCGGGCGCCTCCAGGCCCTGGCCGGCATACCGGCCTACGCCAGCCTGGTACCAAAGACCCTGCCCCAGCTGGGCAAGCGGTACGTAGACGACAGCAAAGTCAGCGACCACCACGCCCTCATCCCCACGGCCGCAAGCCCCGATTCCAGCAAATTAAACCCGGCCGAGCAAAAGGTATACGACCTGGTAGCCCGGCGTTTCCTGGCCATCTTCTACCCGGATGCCCGGTACGCCGTGACCAGGGTGGTCACCACTGCCGGCGGCGAGAGTTTCTTATCCCAGGGCAGGGTGGAGTTGGATCAGGGCTGGAAGGCCGTCTACGGCCAGCAGGAAGAAGGCGGGGCAGAAAACAAAGACGAAGAAAGCCAGGCCCTCCCCCAGCTGGCGGAAGGCGAAGCAGTCGCCGTTCAGGGAGTAGAAGTAAAGGCGAAGCAGACCAGGCCGCCCCAGCGCTATACCGAAGCCACCCTCCTGGCGGCCATGGAGAACGCCGGCCGCCTGGTGGAAGACAAAGAAATGGCCGATACCCTGAAGGCCGCCGGCGGCATCGGCACCCCCGCCACCAGGGCGGCCATTATCGAGCGCCTTATCAAAGTCGGGTACCTTCAGCGGGAAAAGAAAAACCTGCTGCCTACCGAAAAAGGTGAAACCCTTATCGGCCTGGTGCCGGAAGAGGTGAAGTCGGTCGAATTAACGGCCCGATGGGAGGAGGGGTTGAAAGAGATTGAAGAAGGGCGGCGCGACTGTAAAGAATGGCTGGAAGGAATAAAGAATTTCACCATGGAGGTGGTCCAAATGGCCAGGGAACAGGAAGCAGCCCCGGCGGCCGAGCCCGGCCGGGAAGCCCTGGGGCAGTGCCCCTTATGCGGCCGGGAGGTGATGGAATACCCTAAAAGCTACGGCTGCAGCGGCTACAAAGAAGGCTGCAAATTCGCCATCTGGAAAGAGATAGCCGGCAAAAAAATAACGGCCGGCCAGGCGAAGGAACTGCTGCAAAAAGGGAAAACCGGTGTAATTAAAGGCTTCAAGTCTAAGGCCGGCAAAAAGTTTGACGCCGCCCTGGCTCTGGGAGAAGAAGGCAGAGTAGGATTTGAATTTGCCGGGAGGGACAGCGAAGCCCTGGGGAAATGCCCTCTGTGCGGCAAAGACGTTATTGAGTCCCAGAAAGGGTACGGTTGCTCCGGGTGGAAGGAGGGTTGTAAATT
Proteins encoded in this region:
- a CDS encoding EAL domain-containing protein; the encoded protein is MLSKREVEAVIRHPERIRVYYQPVVNIQSGRPWGYEALVRGDGVLAKPGRLFKSAGAWGFLGELDAACFKAVLAGGMPREGVLAVNVTAAGLVNLDAAAYANPSLIIELTEYGQREPRELAGVLERWRRDGARVAIDDVGQDSGQLRAALYLKPDFIKLDRSLVAGCDRHSSKRLFLAQALEVCRFLGAGVIAEGIEKPGELKVLRDLGVEYGQGYLLGRPQPGWEKAIMAGEG
- a CDS encoding DNA topoisomerase 3; this encodes MKTLIITEKPSVARDLAAALGSFRSQGGYLENGQYYISWALGHLLELAEPEDYDPTLKKWSLEQLPFIPREFTLKPISSGRKQLAVIKGLVQAPDVSAVVNACDAGREGELIFRRIYTWCKGQKPVKRLWLSEATSAAIKEAFRHLRVGEELDNLAAAAEARAQADWLVGINATRAFTCRHKRLLSVGRVQTPTLALVVAREREIRAFKPEPYFELWATFRKNTGATYQGKWFQEKQDRLPEKKEAGDLAGRIGAGGAVETVEQKEAREQPPQLFNLNDLQKEANKKYGLTAQQTLDAAQALYEKHKLLTYPRTDSRHLTAALVRDTLAGRLQALAGIPAYASLVPKTLPQLGKRYVDDSKVSDHHALIPTAASPDSSKLNPAEQKVYDLVARRFLAIFYPDARYAVTRVVTTAGGESFLSQGRVELDQGWKAVYGQQEEGGAENKDEESQALPQLAEGEAVAVQGVEVKAKQTRPPQRYTEATLLAAMENAGRLVEDKEMADTLKAAGGIGTPATRAAIIERLIKVGYLQREKKNLLPTEKGETLIGLVPEEVKSVELTARWEEGLKEIEEGRRDCKEWLEGIKNFTMEVVQMAREQEAAPAAEPGREALGQCPLCGREVMEYPKSYGCSGYKEGCKFAIWKEIAGKKITAGQAKELLQKGKTGVIKGFKSKAGKKFDAALALGEEGRVGFEFAGRDSEALGKCPLCGKDVIESQKGYGCSGWKEGCKFVIWKEIAGKKITAGQAKELLQKRKTGVIKGFKSRSGKEFDAALTLSNDGIVELDFGKKQEE